Within the Fibrobacter sp. genome, the region TTTGAACCCGGGCCTGTGCACTTTCAAGCTCCTCGCCTGGGTCACTGCTGCAGGAAGCATAGAATTTAATCTTTGGCTCGGTGCCCGATGGCCTGGCAGTGACTACGCTGCGATCTGCCAGAATAAACTGCACCACATTTGATGATGGAAGATCGATCTCTTTTCTTATCGATTTTTCCTTGACATAATTAATCGTTCCCCCGCGATAGTCTTTTACCATAATAACATCCTGATCCCCAAAAGTACAAGGAGGATTGTTACGGATTTTTTCCATAAGATCGTTCATCTGGCGAAGGCCGGATTCGCCTTTAAAAGTATTGGAGATAAGAACTTCTTCGAAATAACCATATTTTTTCCAGATCGTTCTGAGC harbors:
- a CDS encoding phospho-sugar mutase; translated protein: LRTIWKKYGYFEEVLISNTFKGESGLRQMNDLMEKIRNNPPCTFGDQDVIMVKDYRGGTINYVKEKSIRKEIDLPSSNVVQFILADRSVVTARPSGTEPKIKFYASCSSDPGEELESAQARVQKKIAAIREALKNLIGD